A region from the Triticum aestivum cultivar Chinese Spring chromosome 3D, IWGSC CS RefSeq v2.1, whole genome shotgun sequence genome encodes:
- the LOC123077591 gene encoding neurogenic locus notch homolog protein 1: MGSAQSGDVAAVKYFLDGGGDVTKADDKGQTVLHHAVAAGCCKVTEFLLSKGVPVDINFGRGTPAFLAAVNEQDKTLKILLDHHANKEIEEKMKEDGMDSSNWIVPRNPDVMETTVQDIQIVEVTGAVDPGLKTSCSYMDKIEDKAKKLASKKNLEGLQQGEDAKELRTGAEMIRTSTLQLMKMCGAVKQPIQGA; this comes from the exons ATGGGGTCTGCTCAGTCTGGTGATGTTGCTGCCGTCAAGTATTTTCTTGATGGTGGCGGTGATGTAAcgaaagcagacgacaaaggacAAACAGTTCTCCACCATGCTGTGGCTGCAG GATGCTGCAAGGTAACAGAGTTCCTCCTTTCAAAAGGAGTGCCGGTCGACATAAACTTCGGCCGTGGAACACCAGCCTTTCTGGCTGCTGTAAATGAGCAGGATAAGACATTGAAGATTTTGTTGGACCACCATGCAAAT AAAGAAATCGAGGAAAAAATGAAAGAAGATGGCATGGACTCCTCTAATTGGATTGTCCCTAGGAATCCTGATGTCATGGAGACTACTGTTCAAGATATACAG ATTGTGGAGGTGACTGGTGCGGTGGACCCTGGGTTGAAGACCTCATGCAGCTATATG GACAAGATTGAGGACAAGGCCAAGAAACTGGCTAGTAAGAAAAATCTGGAAG GGCTACAACAAGGAGAGGACGCCAAAGAGCTGCGCACTGGAGCTGAGATGATCAGGACTAGCACATTGCAGCTTATGAAGATGTGTGGTGCTGTCAAGCAACCAATCCAAGGTGCCTGA